The sequence below is a genomic window from Quadrisphaera setariae.
AGCGGTGCGGGGGGTGACGAAGTCCTGCGCCGGAACTTGTAGGGATCCTCCAAAGCGGGTCAGGGCGCCGCCGCGCCGCCGCGGCGGCCGGGCCGCTCCGCCAGCGCGCCCACGGCCAGCCCCACCTGCAGCACGAACGCCTCGCGGGGCACCGCCGGGTCCCACCCGGTGACCTCCGCGACCCGCCGCAACCGGTAGCGGACGGTGTTGGGGTGCACGAACAGGGCCCGCGCCGTGCCCTCCAGGGACCGGCCCGAGGCCAGGTGCGCGCGGAGCGTCTCCACCAGCACGGGAGCGGCTGCCGCCAGCGGTGCGTGCACCCGGTCGGCCAGCGCGCGGCGCGCGCCGGCGTCCCCGGCGAGCACCCGCTCGGGCAGCAGCTCGTCGGCCGCCACCGGCCGCGGTGCCTCCGGCCAGGCCCGGGCCGCCGTCAGCGCCACCAGCGCGGTGCGCGCCGAGCGTCCAGCCGCTGCCAGGCCCGCCACCACTGGACCCACCACGACCGGCCCGGGGCCCAGGCGCGGCGCCAGGGCCTCCGCCGCCCGCAGCGGGCCGTCCTCGCCGGTAGCGCCCAGCACCACCAGCGCCCGTTCGCCGCGCAGCCCCACCAGCGCGTCGTCGGCCACGGTCCGCGCGGCCCGGCGCAGGTCGGCCACCACCGCGTCCGACGCACCGGCGGGGCGGGTGCCCACGAGCACCGCGACCGGCACGTCGTGGGCCCAGCCGAGCGCCGCGACGCGGGTGGCGAGGTCGTCGTCGGCCTCGCCCCGCACGAGGGCGTCCACCACGAGCGCCTCCAGACGGGCGTCCCACGCCCCGCGGGCCTCCGCCGCCCGCGCGTAGACCTCCGCCGCGGAGAACGCCACCTCCCGCGAGTACCGCAGCACCGCCTCCCGCAGGTCGGCGCGGTGGGGGCCGTCGGCCAGCGCGGGGACGTGCTCCTCCACCACGTCCACCACCACCCGCAGCAGCTGCAGCGCCTGGTGCAGCGACACGGCGCGGACCAGCTCGCGCGGGGCGGTGGCGAAGACGTCCGCCGAGACCGGCGGCCGCTCGCCCGCGGCCCGGAACCACGCCACGAACGCCGCGATGCCGCCCTGGGCCACCAGCCCCACCCAGGAGCGCTCCTGCGGTCCCAGCGCGGCGTACCAGGGCTGGTGCTCCTCCAGGCGCGCGATGGCCGCGGCCGCCAGCGACCCGGTGGCGGCCTGCAGGGCGCGCGCCACGTCCTCGGAGGTCGGGGTCACCGCGCCAGCGTAGGAGCTGCGGCGTTGTGGACCTCCTCCAAGACGCCTGGCCGGGTGAGGACCGGGTGGCGACCGCAGACGGACCGGGGGCCGGCTCGTACCGCAGCGCGTGCGGTCCGAGCCGGCCCCCGGGAAGGTCGGAGACGGCGAGCGTCAGGCGTCGCCGCCCGCGTTGCCGGACGTGCCGGCGGTGACGTCGTCCAGGCGGTACTGCTCGTAGGCCTTCACCGGCAGCCCGCGGTCCACCTCACCGCGGCGGGCGAGCACCTGCAGCGCCCGGTAGGCGATGCTCGGCCCGTCGATGTGGAAGTGCCGGCGGGTGGCCGCACGGGTGTCGGACACGCCGAAGCCGTCGGCGCCGAGCGAGACGTACTCGTTCGGCACCCACTGGCGGACCATGTCCGGCACGGCGCGCATCCAGTCGGACACGGCGACGACGGGGCCGGGAGCGTCGGCGAGCTGCTGGGCGATGAACGGCACCGGCGGCTCCTCGGCGGGGTTGGTGAACGCCGCCTCGTCGCAGGCCAGGCCGTCGCGGCGCAGCTCGTTCCAGCTGGTGACCGACCAGACGTCGGCCAGCACGCCGAAGTCCTTCGCGAGCAGCTCCTGGGCCTCCAGCGCCCACGGCACGCCCACGCCGGAGGCGAGCAGCTGCACGCGGGGTGCACCCTCCTCGCCCGAGGGCGCCGGGGCGATCTTGTGGATCCCCTTGACGATGCCCTCGACGTCGACGTCCTCCGGCTCGGCCGGCTGGACCATGGGCTCGTTGTAGACGGTGATGTAGTAGAAGACGTTCGGGTCGCGCAGCTGGACCTGACCGAGGTTCTTGCGGTCGGACTCGCTGGCCTGGACCTCGGTGGAGCCTTCGCCGTACATGCGCTCGAGGCCGTCGCGGACGATGTGCCCGATCTCGTAGGCGTACGCCGGGTCGTAGGCGACCACCGCGGGGTTGGTGGACGCCAGGAGCAGCGAGTGCCCGTCGGCGTGCTGCAGGCCCTCGCCGGTCAGCGTGGTGCGACCGGCGGTGGCGCCCAGGAGGAAGCCCCGGCCCATCTGGTCCGCGGTGGCCCAGAAGGCGTCACCGGTCCGCTGGAAGCCGAACATCGAGTAGAAGATGTAGACCGGCAGCATCGGCTCGCCGTGGGTGGCGTACGACGTCGACGCCGCCTGGAACGCCGCGGCGGACCCGGCCTCGTTGATGCCCAGGTGCAGGATCTGCCCAGAGGTCGACTCCTTGTACGCGAGCATCAGCTCGCGGTCGACGGAGGTGTACTGCTGGCCCTCCGGGTTGTAGATCTTGGCGGTCGGGAAGAACGAGTCCATCCCGAAGGTGCGGGCCTCGTCGGGGATGATCGGCACCACGCGGGGGCCGAACTCCTTGTCGCGCATGAGGTCCTTGAGCAGGCGGACGAACGCCATGGTGGTGGCGATCTGCTGCTTGCCCGAGCCGCGCTTCACCACGGTGTAGGCCGAGTCGCCCGGCAGCTTCAGCGCCTTCGAGGACGTGCGGCGGCTGGGGATGTACCCGCCGAGGGCCTTGCGGCGCTCCTGCAGGTACTGGATCTCCGGCGCGTCCGGTCCGGGGTGGTAGTACGGCGGGCGGTACGGGTCGGCCTCGAGCTGGGCGTCCGTCACCGGGATCTTCAGGCCGTCGCGGAAGGCCTTGAGGTCCTCCAGCGTCATCTTCTTCATCTGGTGCGTGGCGTTGCGGCCCGCGAAGTGCTTGCCCAGGCCGTAGCCCTTGATGGTCTTGGCGAGGATGACGGTCGGCTTGCCGTTCCTGGCCGTGGCCGCCTGGTAGGCCGCGAAGACCTTGCGGTAGTCGTGACCACCGCGCTTGAGGGACCAGATCTGGTCGTCGGTCATGCCGTCGACCAGCTTGGCGGTGCGCTCGTCACGGCCGAAGAAGTGCTCGCGGATGAAGGAGCCGTCCTCGGCGCGGTAGGTCTGGTAGTCGCCGTCGAGGGTGCGGTTCATCAGCCCGACGAGCGCGCCCTCGGTGTCCTTGGCCAGCAGCGGGTCCCACTCGCGGCCCCACACCACCTTGATGACGTTCCAGCCGGCGCCCAGGAAGAACGACTCCAGCTCCTGGATGATCTTGTGGTTGCCGCGGACCGGGCCGTCGAGGCGCTGCAGGTTGCAGTTGACGACGAAGGTCAGGTTGTCCAGGCCCTCGTAGCCGGCCAGCTGCAGCAGGCCGCGGCTCTCCGGCTCGTCCATCTCGCCGTCGCCGAGGAACGCCCAGGTGTGCTGCTCGGAGGTGTCCTTGATGCCGCGGTTGTGCAGGTACCTGTCGAACTGCGCCTGGTAGATCGCGTTCGCCGGGCCCAGGCCCATGGAGACCGTGGGGAACTCCCAGAAGCCCTTCATCAGGCGCGGGTGCGGGTAGCTGGGGAGCCCCCGGCCGGGGGAGGTGAGCTCCTGGCGGAAGCCGTCGAGGTCGTCCTCGGACAGGCGGCCCTCGAGGAACGCGCGGGCGTAGGTGCCGGGGGAGGCGTGGCCCTGGATGAAGACGTGGTCGCCGCCGCCGGGGTGCTCCGGGCCGCGCCAGAAGTGGTTGAAGCCGACCTCGTACAGCGTCGCCGAGGAGGCGTAGGTG
It includes:
- a CDS encoding PucR family transcriptional regulator is translated as MTPTSEDVARALQAATGSLAAAAIARLEEHQPWYAALGPQERSWVGLVAQGGIAAFVAWFRAAGERPPVSADVFATAPRELVRAVSLHQALQLLRVVVDVVEEHVPALADGPHRADLREAVLRYSREVAFSAAEVYARAAEARGAWDARLEALVVDALVRGEADDDLATRVAALGWAHDVPVAVLVGTRPAGASDAVVADLRRAARTVADDALVGLRGERALVVLGATGEDGPLRAAEALAPRLGPGPVVVGPVVAGLAAAGRSARTALVALTAARAWPEAPRPVAADELLPERVLAGDAGARRALADRVHAPLAAAAPVLVETLRAHLASGRSLEGTARALFVHPNTVRYRLRRVAEVTGWDPAVPREAFVLQVGLAVGALAERPGRRGGAAAP
- the aceE gene encoding pyruvate dehydrogenase (acetyl-transferring), homodimeric type, coding for MAPRDEVAELGALAGPLHQTDADPEETGEWLGSVDGLVEARGGDRASFVLRSSLVRARELGAPVPGLISTDYVNTIPPQDEPDFPGDEAVERRYRAWNRWNAAVMVHRAQRPGIGVGGHISTYASSATLYEVGFNHFWRGPEHPGGGDHVFIQGHASPGTYARAFLEGRLSEDDLDGFRQELTSPGRGLPSYPHPRLMKGFWEFPTVSMGLGPANAIYQAQFDRYLHNRGIKDTSEQHTWAFLGDGEMDEPESRGLLQLAGYEGLDNLTFVVNCNLQRLDGPVRGNHKIIQELESFFLGAGWNVIKVVWGREWDPLLAKDTEGALVGLMNRTLDGDYQTYRAEDGSFIREHFFGRDERTAKLVDGMTDDQIWSLKRGGHDYRKVFAAYQAATARNGKPTVILAKTIKGYGLGKHFAGRNATHQMKKMTLEDLKAFRDGLKIPVTDAQLEADPYRPPYYHPGPDAPEIQYLQERRKALGGYIPSRRTSSKALKLPGDSAYTVVKRGSGKQQIATTMAFVRLLKDLMRDKEFGPRVVPIIPDEARTFGMDSFFPTAKIYNPEGQQYTSVDRELMLAYKESTSGQILHLGINEAGSAAAFQAASTSYATHGEPMLPVYIFYSMFGFQRTGDAFWATADQMGRGFLLGATAGRTTLTGEGLQHADGHSLLLASTNPAVVAYDPAYAYEIGHIVRDGLERMYGEGSTEVQASESDRKNLGQVQLRDPNVFYYITVYNEPMVQPAEPEDVDVEGIVKGIHKIAPAPSGEEGAPRVQLLASGVGVPWALEAQELLAKDFGVLADVWSVTSWNELRRDGLACDEAAFTNPAEEPPVPFIAQQLADAPGPVVAVSDWMRAVPDMVRQWVPNEYVSLGADGFGVSDTRAATRRHFHIDGPSIAYRALQVLARRGEVDRGLPVKAYEQYRLDDVTAGTSGNAGGDA